Below is a genomic region from Candidatus Abyssobacteria bacterium SURF_5.
AATTCGCGCACCCGCTCCTTTGCTATTAAAAGCTTCCCGTTCAATGTCTTCTCGTAATCCGGCTCTACCGCGAGCGAGAGAGCGGCGGCGTAGAGCAACGCGCTGGCCGACGGCTCCGAATCGAGCAGCACATCGGCTTCGCTTTCGCGGCGGCGCGCAAGAGCCGTAGTGCGATTGACCGCGCGAGGAACATGTAGCAGGAAAAGACAAACGATCAGGCTTCCCGAACCCGCCCACAAAATATGTCGGGCCAACTTTTTTTGCTGATCAAGCCGGGGATGCGGCATCGTGTTGGTCCTCAATCCGAATATCATTCTGACGGTGGTTGGCGGATATAATTTTTCGAGCTGTGCATCGACAGCAGCCGGTACGAAGCTGGCCATCCCCACGATGACCAACACCACGGTTATCTGAGCCAGATGAGCCGTCAGCAAACACCGGCCCAACACCGAAGGCTTCCTTACTATCCCCGGCATCAGAAGAATCCCGCGGAAGATCTCCCTTAAAAAGACACCGAGCGCCGCAGCGCCTTTCTTCAGCAGCCAAAAAAGAAAAGACATAAAACCGCGCATGAAATCCTCTGCCGTTATGGTCTAAAATGACGGCTGTTGTTCAATCGGATAAGAAAACACCGTAATTCATTCCGCCGAAAGGCATTTTTCCCCCCTCAGCGGTAAAGAGCAGGAGCAATTCCTGTTCCAAAGATGTTGCATCGCCTGCGCCCAATAAAACCTCGTCTTAACCCATTGTCACAAAATTGCTTATAATTTAGAGAGCAGCGGAAGTCGCATCAAGCTCCTCATTCGGTTCACCAAAATGTACTGCCCGATGAACAGGAAAGGAATTCTCGCTTCCCGCGGCTTTATCTTTCGATCGGCTCCCCGCGGCTCGACAGGATCCCCGCGACGATATTTGACGTCCGTCCACGCTGATGGTATAAAGTTGAAAGGTCCTGGATGTCGCGCGGATGAAGTCTGGCGGAGTGAGCCCCTGCAGGTCGCCTGCAAATTCTGGAGATGATCGCCCATGCCGAAAAAAGCGAAGCCCTCACGGAAGAAAATGATTATTGATGCGGATACCCACATTTCCCCCACCGGCGGCGAGTTCAGCGTCGAAAAGCATCTGGAGCGAATGGCGCGCGCGGGCATCGATAAGACCCTTGTCTGGCTCAGACCGGATTATGAAGGGACCGGGATCGAAGGCCACAACAAGTACATTTACGATGCGGTCCAAAAATATCCGGATAAGCTGATTGGATTCGGCTGGGCCGACCCGACAGTGAGCGTCAAGCACGCTCTCAAAATGGTCAGAATCTGCACCGAGGAATACGGCTTTTACGGCGTCAAGATGAACGGCGCGCAGAATCATTACTATATCGACGACCCTGAGCTCGGTCTGCCGGTAGCTGAGGCAATCGCCGGAACGGGCAAAGCCATCGCCTTCCACATCGGGCCGGACGAGTACGAGCGAACGCATCCGTTTCGCGCGGCCAAGATCGCCAGGATGTTCCCTGAAACGCCCGTCCTGATGGTACACATGGGCATGACAAATGTCGACTTGAATAACGCCGTAATCGAGATGGCGCTGGAGTGCCCGAATATGGCTCTTGTCGGCAGCGCGACCACCTACAAGGCCATCCTGCAGGCCATCGAGACACTCGGCGCAAGCCGCGTTTGCTTTGGCACCGACGCCCCCTTCCAGTGGCCGCATGTGGTCCGCGCAATGTACAATTCGGCCCTCGAGGGCGAGGTTACCCAAAAAGAAAAGAGCCTGGTGATGGGCGGCAACATCGCGCGCATTCTCAAACTCTGATCACGGATCGGGTCCGGGACAAGCTTTGACGGATGGAAAAACATCAAAGGCCGAACAAAGGGCGTGTCCTTTTCTCTATCACCACAGTGAACGAACCGATATTATTCCAAAACCAGATCGCCGCCAGCGACTTTTGCCAGCCTTTTAAGTCGCATCCCGGCGTTCCAACGAACGTTTTGTTTTCGTAAAAACTTCTCTGAAATCTATAATCTGCCATAATCACTCCGCTTCCTTCGCCGCAGAGCGAGTCGAAGTTTTCGCGGGTCATGATACAGTCGTTTACAACAATAAACAAGGTGGCCTTTCTCCAACCAAAGGGGATACTATCTGATTTCCCCTCCACCGCTATGCCATCGCCCTGAAAAGATACGCGAGCGCCCCTCCCAATTTTGAAGAACCTCGCGCGATCAAGTTGGAATGTTCCGTCTTCGCTCACTATACATAAATCCTCTGCCGCAGTCTTCGTATTCCTGCGTACTTCGTCTTCATGGGCGAAATACCCGAGGAGACAGCCGAAGTCTGCATCATCATTATTCACTAGTTTAAAACTCGCTATCTTATCCTCATTTTTCTCGTCGCATACCAACAACTTCTCATCAATGTCATAGACTAATGCGCCATCCGCATTTCTCCAACTGAACCGCAAGTCTTCCATGTGTTGTCTCTTTATGATCTCATCCGCAAGGGACCGATCAGGCGTTGTTCCAAATCTCTCTTCCATCATTTGGTTAAAGAACTGGCCTGTAGCGGCATCATCATACACCCTTTTCCAGTCAAAGAACCCGCCGGTATCAACCATACCGCTCGCAGATATCCTCAACGAATCCCCTTTTCGCAAGGAAACACCCGTTGAAGAAAAGAAGCAATTCGCGGGCAAATTCAACAGCGTGGTGCTATCTGGGTTAGGGCCGGCGCTATGCTTCACAGTAATTCCACATGCAATGAGTTCTACGTTACCCGCCGTTCTCGACAGAGCGGACGGTAACAGAAAATGCAGGAAAAGCCATGCGAGAAGCATTATCGCAATCAGCAGAGCGAGGAATCTCAGGCATGACGTCCAACTTGTCAGAATCAGGCCTGCCGCAGACATTTCCTTGCCGTCCTTTTGCATTTTCTTTCCCTCCTTAGGCGAGCGCCTCGGCCGCAGCGCAAGGTATGACCTCGAGAGGCGCCAATAGATGAAGTCTCGTCTCTTTCTCTCACGCGGAGTCATTGTCGCCAGCGGCCGTTCTTCACGTCACGAGCACCCGCAGCACTCTCGTCGAGAGCAACCGTCCTTCTTGATTGAGCGGGAAGCATACTTCAGCCTGCTCATTGCCATGTGGACATCTTTCTGAATCAAAGCGATTGAATATTCAGTAGCCGGATGGCCGGATTTCGTGAGTCGTTTGTCCGGCGCCGGAATGATTAGGGCCCGATTCCCAAATCGAGTCGTTTTTCAAGGATTTCCACTCGAAGGATTGACCGGCAGGTATGTCGGTGACGACGCACTGCCAGATGTTGCCGGGGGACCAAACGCATGACCTCCCCGGCCCGCCCCAATTATTTAACTGCGGAATGCTCCCTCGGATTGATACAAAGTTTCCGAACCCGACGTCCCGATGAACCCTGAAAACGGTCTCGGCTCCTCCGGTCGAAGTCTTCGTCCATATCCGGTAATCGCCGTACTCGGATCGCACCGTGTAGCCGGAGATCCCGGCATCGGCAGGCTCCCACGGTTGCGAGCCTATCTTCACCACCAGTTTATTATCGATCTGGGCTGCGTACAAATCCTGCTCGGCGCGAATAACCCATACGGTGGAAGTATTGGAAATCCCCTGTTCCCTTCTCAAGTTGGAGAGCTCCTTGATCTTGTCGTGAATGAGCTGCCCTTTGTCGTAAAAATGCTGCCAATAGATGCAGGGAACACCGGGATGCGTCAGAACATAGGCATACCCCTCCAGAAGCCTGTGGTCGGGAAATTGTCTCGGATTTTCATGTGGAGGGTGCGTGTCGTGATTATCGAGAAAGGTAACCGCTTTTGCAGGCCATCTCCCCATAAGCCCCGGCAGAGCCTTCAGTTCTTCGTAGTTGCCCGCGCCGAAGCTTCTCGTCAGAATCGATTTGGCGGAAAAATCGAATGCGGCCGATTTCTTTGCATCGTCCGTGTGCGACGCGTTTATCCAGGCAATGACGGCGTCGGTATTTTCGTCCCAAAACTCACCCACTGACCAGGTGGGATTCGTGGCATCGTTGTACTCCCTCACTCGATCCGGAGAAAAACCTTTCACGTAGTCGTATCGCCAGCCGTCAAACCCGATGGAATTTCTCATCCAGAACAACCATCCCTTAAACTGGCTCCGTACGTTCGCGTCCTGGTGCGCAATGTTGGGAGGAAATTCGGATTCACCGTCATCATTTCCGCCACCCCCGCCGTTACTCGAAACAACTTCTGGAGGACTGCAGTCGTTCTTGTGTCCCCAAAACATCTTCCCGCTTGCGATTGTTCCTGTCTCATCCCCCCAACTTATCCATTCGTCGCAATCATTCTTCTGTCTGGGTCCCCTGTGATTCAAGACGATATCCGCTATCGCGCGTATTCCTCTGCCGTGCAAAACATTAATAGCGTCTTCGAGCTCCTCACGACTTCCATAGAGAGTTTCGAAACCGCCATGCCGGTACCATCTTCCGGTATAGTTCGGCCAGCCGTCCTGCACCCATTGCTCGTATTCGCCGAGATCGTAATAGTCCATCGGAACGTATCCGCAGGCCGAATAAGGATCCCCCTCTTCGTTCAAGTCCCATCGAGGTGTTTTTGAGGCGGGCGGAAACCATACTATGGTTATGCCGGCCTCTTGCATGTCTTGTGCTCTTGCAGCGATCAGATCGTACCACGCTCCGTGCTGCCCATTGTTTTTCGCCTGCCAATGAAACCCCTGAAGCATGATGTCGGTCGCACCCGGATACATCGCCAATGCCGGATGGGCATCCCATATGACGCAACCGGTCAAACTCAGCGAAATGAGAAGAAGCAACCTCAACAGCGCCAGCTTTGTCTTCATGGTCGTTCCTCTTTCAACGGTAGTCAAACGTTATGTCTAGCCGAAGCGGTAAGCCAAGAGGTTATCCTAAGCAAAAAACTTATACCAAACCGAATGTTAATGTCAAGTCGACCGGCTACTACAGCTTCTTTCTCATCTCGAACATTGAACTTCAACCACTGGTCTTTTCTCCTCCGCGCTCTGCGCCTCGGTGGTGAAAAAAGAGATCTTTTCTGCCTTCGTTCTTAGTCTCCTCTCCCTAGGGTCTGAGACTCTGAGGGAGAGGACTAAGGTGAGGGGGAAATCGGCTCAAACAGTAATTTCTCCGTGAAAACCGTCACGATTTCATTTCTCTGGTTCATGACGGCATGTTTCAGATCGACCAGCGTCTGTCCTCTGCTTGTTTTCCGGTCGACACACGCCTCGACCTCCACGTGCAGCGTGTCCTCGGGGAACGCCGGATTCTTTACCGCCGCCTCGAGCCAGACCATCCCGTGAAATTGCCCCAGGTTTTCTTTCTCGGTCATTGCGCTGATGATCTTCATGATCGAGGTCGCGAGTAGTCCCATTCCCAGGCTGATCAGCAGAGGAGCGGGCGCAAATCGCCGGGCGTGCAGGCCGGGCATCGTGCTTTTCACCCATTCCATATCGATAAACGGCGGCTCATGAAGCCCCACCAGATTCACGAAACTTACGATGTCAGTTTCAGTAA
It encodes:
- a CDS encoding amidohydrolase, yielding MIIDADTHISPTGGEFSVEKHLERMARAGIDKTLVWLRPDYEGTGIEGHNKYIYDAVQKYPDKLIGFGWADPTVSVKHALKMVRICTEEYGFYGVKMNGAQNHYYIDDPELGLPVAEAIAGTGKAIAFHIGPDEYERTHPFRAAKIARMFPETPVLMVHMGMTNVDLNNAVIEMALECPNMALVGSATTYKAILQAIETLGASRVCFGTDAPFQWPHVVRAMYNSALEGEVTQKEKSLVMGGNIARILKL